A region of Lycium barbarum isolate Lr01 chromosome 1, ASM1917538v2, whole genome shotgun sequence DNA encodes the following proteins:
- the LOC132609859 gene encoding uncharacterized protein LOC132609859, producing MRCSKQNESCDSSGTQEPDGNKFILALVVGMSAKLMVEVTSEVSPSTVALAAATRQTRGKVVCIIPEQKLDKTQKVIEETGLNDMVEFKTGDPGDVLPNYEKIDFSLVDCKTKNYDTLIEKLDVNPERSVVVANNMEGRKVVRGKLKNVVQNEVKVRSIKHPIGKGLEATMIKKSRLGSHNHGHQKVEKKKGKVKLSKKSKWVSEVDEKSGEEHIYRMTK from the exons ATGCGG TGTAGCAAACAAAATGAGAGTTGCGATTCTTCTGGAACACAAGAACCCGACGGCAACAAATTCATATTAGCACTAGTAGTAGGAATGAGTGCCAAATTAATGGTAGAAGTCACCTCTGAAGTCTCTCCATCAACAGTGGCCTTAGCAGCAGCAACTCGTCAAACAAGAG GTAAAGTCGTGTGCATTATTCCGGAGCAAAAACTTGACAAGACTCAAAAGGTGATCGAAGAAACGGGGCTAAATGACATGGTAGAGTTCAAGACAGGGGACCCTGGCGATGTCTTGCCTAACTACGAGAAGATCGATTTCTCTCTCGTTGATTGCAAGACTAAAAATTACGATACGTTGATTGAAAAACTCGATGTAAATCCAGAAAGATCAGTTGTTGTTGCAAACAATATGGAAGGGAGAAAAGTGGTTAGAGGAAAATTGAAAAATGTAGTGCAGAATGAGGTTAAAGTAAGGTCAATTAAGCATCCTATAGGTAAAGGATTAGAGGCTACTATGATTAAAAAAAGCAGATTAGGAAGTCATAATCATGGTCATCAAAAAGTAGAGAAAAAGAAAGGTAAAGTGAAATTGAGTAAGAAAAGCAAATGGGTGTCTGAGGTTGATGAAAAAAGTGGTGAAGAACATATATATAGGATGACAAAATGA